The genome window CCCGGCAATGTTATCGAGAACCGGACCAGAGTCTTTCAGGATCTCAGCCTCTCCCGGTCTGAAGGTGACGTTCTCCTTCATGGTAATAACAATCCCTTTCCTGATTGTCTCGACTGAAACATCCTGCTCCATCTTGAGGTCCCTGATGAGGGAATTCATCTCGCTTCTCATCTTTTCAGCTGCCGCCGGGAGGGGTGTCTTCAGCCCCGTCTCTGCTAATGGAACCTCCGCAGAACTGTCTTCTCTAATCCTTTTGTCCTTGCCCGCATTCTTCGTCATCACAAAGGACATGATGAAGAACACAAGAAGAAGGGACAGCACGTCGCTCAGCGTGATGAGCCAGTTGCTGTCGCTGTCAAGAGACAATTCCGAACTCTGGACCGATCTGGGGTGGAGGGAGGGGTAAACACCCGTCCTCCTATTCGGCTTGCTGATTTCGCAGGTCGAGCTCTTCATAATATACGCTAGGCCCCGCTAAGGCTCTTGGTCATGGAGAGCTCAGTCCCCGCACCCTGGAACGTGGTTCCGCCCGCATCACTGCACCCTCTCATCCTCTCTTCGATCCTCAGGGGATGTTCCATGTTATTCATTGCCACGACTCCCTCGATCGTGATGTACATGAGTGTCTCGGAGTCTGTGGTCCTGTCCTTCAGTTTCGCGGACAGGGGAAGCATGAAAAGGTTCGATAGTACCACGCCGTAAAAGGTGGACATGAGGGCAACAGCCATAAGAGGAGCGATGGTATCAACAGACTGGAGATGCTTGAACATCTTGATGAGACTTATGACCGTACCTGCAAGGCCAAAGGACGGCGTGAGACGGGCAGCGGTCTTCAGCATGTTCTGACTGCAGCGGTGATTCACAATCTTGATGGCCATCTCCCGCTCCATGATATTCCTTATATCGTCACTCCTGTGGTGGTTTATGATGAGGTTTACGCCGAGACGGAGGAAATCGTCTCTTGTTGCCTTCATCCTTCTCTCGATGCCGCGGATATCGGCCTTCCGGTAGATCCGTGCAATCTCGAGGGTCTCTTTTATCAGGGTCTCCCTGTCGGTTCCGCCGGTAAAGGTATCGATGACGTCACGGACGGTCTCACGGATCCTCACAAAGGGAAAACCGATGAGGAGTGCAACAAGGGTCCCGCCGATAACAATGAAGATGGCGTCCGGGTTCAGGAGCATGGTTACGCCGATGTCCCTGAATATGGTCACAAGAAAGGCCAACACGCCGGTTATCAACGCTGCTCCTACGATGAGATTCATGCCAATCCTCCTCGATATGTTCTTCGATCCTGCCTGGGGCAAAGCAACTGACATGCCAGAAAACGGGACAGAAGCGTGAGGCACACCATGAGGAATAACGGGCAGTTAGCTGCTCCCGATAAATGACGATGGAGATCAGGAGAGGAAGAATTTTCCCGGCAGACAATTTTTTCCTGTATGGAGCAGAAGCAGAAAGACCCGATTCCCGATGAACGGAGGGGACACTGGACTTGGCGCCGTCTTCATCCTTCAGAAGCTCCCAGATGTATTCCTGCACCTTTAGCCGAACCATATCCTCTGATACCTCAAGTACGTCGCACTTGACGACATCGCCTTCTCGGTGATACCCTTTCTCATTGGAAAAGGCCTTCTTATGAAACTCGGCATTCTCGTAAACACCGGCAGGAACCTGAAACACATCATAGGGTTGACAGAGGCTGCTGTCAGGAAAGGGCACGAAGTGATGATATTTGCCATGGATGACGGGGTAAGGTTGTTCCGCGAGCCGGACTTTAAAACGTTATGCGGGCTTGACAACGTCTCTATGAGCTTTTGCGATCTCAGCACCGGTGTCCTTGACGTGCCGAAGGAAGGGATACCCGATGAGATCATCTGTGGCAGCCAATACAACAACGCGGTCATGAACCACGATGCCGACAGGATCATCGTTCTCTAGAGGCAAGCGGTGAAGGTCCTCTACCTTATTCAGTCGTCCCTCGATGAGACGGCAGAGGCAATCATGGCCGTCCAGAAGAAAGGACATGATGTGAAGGTTATCGACCTCTCAAAAGGAGATCTCTCCTATGACGCTGTCATTGAGGAGATCTTCGGTCATGACAGGGTAATATCATGGTGAAAGGGAGCAATGAATAGGATGATGAGGGAAGGATAGATATTGAATTGTTGCGTTCGTTCACTATAGAATGAACGCACAAACGGAGGTGGCGGTGTCTCTGGGGTAAGGGAAAGCACGACGTGAAGATACACGATCAAGCCGCTCATGTCGCGTCCGTCCAGACCGTAAACAGGAGGTGAAGCCATGACCTAGTTCATATCTCTCTTCCGAAAGCCGTTTCCTGCATTCAGAAATGAGAAAGGGAGGAGTGTATGGATGAAAAACGTATCGATGAAGATAAGCTGTCCGAGGGAAAATGCGACTCCCCTGCAACCTGCGTGGTGGAGCCCAATAAGGGGATAAGCGAAGACTGGCTGTCTTTCTGGCTCGCCATGTTCATCTTTGTGGTTTCCCTTGTTTCCTTTGCCGGTGTGAACGTCTTCGGATGGGCCATATCCACCAACGTATGGACGGATATTTCGAAAGCTATGTCGCCCGCCTCGGCCGATCTGAAGCCCTTGAAGGGGGAAATAGCGAAGATTGAAGGGACCAAGATCACCATCAAAAAGGCTGACGGAAAAGAAGAGACCCTGACCGTAAAAGATGCTGCCCGGCTCAATGTGGGGGACAAGTATGAGAGAAAGGGGATGTCCGGCGTCATGTCGCTCGCACTGACCTATCTCTTCATGCTTGTGCTGATGACAGTGGGCGCAGTGCTCCTGCGCGCCCAAGTCGGGAAGTTCATCGTCGGCTTCACCATTGTCTTCTGGCTCAGTTACGGCTGCTGGATCATAGGCCATTATGCCTATATAGCAGCGACGGATGCCGGCAAGGCAGGGATCCCCTGGTCCATGAAGCTGACGGGTGAGGCAGGATTCATTGTTGCCCTCCTGGCCGGCCTCTTTATCGGCAACTTCATGCCGGGAGTTGCGAATCTCCTGAGGGAAGCCGTAAGGCCCGAGCTCTATATCAAGACCGCCATAGCCCTCATGGGGGCCCTGCTCGGTCTGAAGTCTGCACAGGCCTTCGGACTTGCATCGGCAGTGCTCTTCAGAGGGCTCTGTGCCATCATTGAGGCATACCTCATCTACTGGGCACTCGTGTACTTTGTCGCCAGGAAATACTTCAGGTTCAGCAAAGAATGGGCGGCACCCCTGGC of Thermodesulfovibrionales bacterium contains these proteins:
- a CDS encoding OmpA family protein — its product is MKSSTCEISKPNRRTGVYPSLHPRSVQSSELSLDSDSNWLITLSDVLSLLLVFFIMSFVMTKNAGKDKRIREDSSAEVPLAETGLKTPLPAAAEKMRSEMNSLIRDLKMEQDVSVETIRKGIVITMKENVTFRPGEAEILKDSGPVLDNIAGIIRRHPSYAVEIDGHTDNVPIKSRLYPSNWELSVARAASVLRYFIGVHGIDPSHLSIKGNADHRPVAPNDTPEQRAQNRRVEIRLRELEVDQ
- a CDS encoding MotA/TolQ/ExbB proton channel family protein; its protein translation is MNLIVGAALITGVLAFLVTIFRDIGVTMLLNPDAIFIVIGGTLVALLIGFPFVRIRETVRDVIDTFTGGTDRETLIKETLEIARIYRKADIRGIERRMKATRDDFLRLGVNLIINHHRSDDIRNIMEREMAIKIVNHRCSQNMLKTAARLTPSFGLAGTVISLIKMFKHLQSVDTIAPLMAVALMSTFYGVVLSNLFMLPLSAKLKDRTTDSETLMYITIEGVVAMNNMEHPLRIEERMRGCSDAGGTTFQGAGTELSMTKSLSGA